The Winogradskyella schleiferi genome contains the following window.
ATAGCAGTTTTTCATCTGTTGTGCTAAATCTCCAACAGCAGTTGGGTTGCCTTCATCATCCATACTTACGGCCCCAGAAACTTTAATGGAATTTCCAATTTTTACAGCGTGCGAATAGCCATACGCTTTTTCAACTTCGGGACGTAGTAAAAAGTATTCTGGTTTTTCATTTTTAATAGTGATTTCTTTTTCAATGACATTAGGTGCCTCTTTTGACTTTTGATCGCAACTCTGTATGGTAAAAGTCCATATAAAAACTAAGAAGAATAAGATTGATAATTTTGAAATTAGGCTTGTTTTCATGATATTATATAAGTTTAAGTTTTAACCTTGAGTATAAAACAAAGCTAACCTCTATAAATAAAAGTTAGCTTTATGTTCATTTTTGAGTTGGATGTTCAGAAGGTTGTTAAGATAAATGTCATCTTTTATTTAGCATTTAATAACGTTTGGCTATAATATTCCATTTCGGAAACAATTTTTCCATCAGCATCAAAGCCGTTGCTAAAATGGAATGGTACTTCAATTTTCTTTTTGTCAGATTTCCGGATTAAATGGAAATTCCACCAAGAGAGCACCTCACGACCATTACCCATTTCATATTCTAGATAATCTGGATAACCGATCATATCAATACTTTCAATTTCAAAAGTGTCTAAAAATTGTTTCCAATTGGCTCTTGTTTCAGTTTTAGTGCTTGTTTCTCCAAATGTGGTGTTGATATCGGAAAATTTAGCATCTTCGCTATAATAACTGAGACATTTCTCAATGTCGCCATTTTCAAACGCATACATAGCTTTTCTTATGGTATTTATGTTATCATGGTGGT
Protein-coding sequences here:
- a CDS encoding RidA family protein: MKTSLISKLSILFFLVFIWTFTIQSCDQKSKEAPNVIEKEITIKNEKPEYFLLRPEVEKAYGYSHAVKIGNSIKVSGAVSMDDEGNPTAVGDLAQQMKNCYADLEKVLAHYGCTFNDVVKEDVFTTDMSKFLEAAGYRTEIYKNHFPSGTWLGVKELALPEFMIEIELEVHKSN